From the Hordeum vulgare subsp. vulgare chromosome 1H, MorexV3_pseudomolecules_assembly, whole genome shotgun sequence genome, the window ACCATCAGTCAAACCGGTTGTAGATATCCCAAGCTACCATCTTTCATCGGatagacccagtaaccaaagattcccttgtttccgtaggagtgagtaATGAACATGTACTAATCAACGTCGGTGCCTTGTAAAGTACCTGTAAAAAATTTATATGTGTTTTTCTATTAAAAGTCATATCATTTCTGCAATTTCGTATAGCCGAAAGCAATGCACATACTCCTATATGAATATGTCTAGCCATAGTTATGTCCACTCCATTTAGCCACGTCCCAAACAATATTTCAGTGCTACAACTACATGTAATGTAAAACCTAATTAAATCTTTGTTGGCGCCACGTCCATGTCCATGTCTCGCGGCCAGTTGAGCCCCATGGAGTGAAGGCGCATTCgtcgttgtcttccatgtccactcTTCCTCGTCAGAGCCAGTGGCATGTACGTCGTCGGTTGATGTGAGGTCATGCCATATCCATCGTCGTCAGAGACCGACACATCTACAACAACACTATTACAACACCAAGAATTTCCATTCACCCGTAGCGGCGTGGTGGCGTGCGAATCTGCCTTGTCGGTTTCTCTGGTGAGGACTGTTGCGGCCTCGCCCTTCGTCTGCCTCACACCCCGCCATATTAGCCACCCGATCAGAGGGGACATAATTATGGGCATTTACCTCTGACTTGGCGTGTCAATGAAGGGGTTGCGGCTCCTCCACAATGTTGGGACGCCAGACATACCGCACAACCTTCGACGAGGCAACAACGATGCGTCTCGCACCAGATCCAAGTGCCATTTACGCAGAAGCAATGGATTCCTGCTGGATCGAGTCTGGCCGTTGTCGGGCGGACTCCTCCTTGAAGCGACGGAGCGCAATGCGACCAGATATCTTCCAATCAGGACCTATGGGACAAGCTCCCAGTCCATCGATTGAGTAACCGAGGACTCCGATCCACTGTCCGTCATGTCAGAGATCACTGGAAGAAAGCTCGGGGTGAAGTGGAGTAGAGTTGAGGGTGCagtggaatggctagggtttggtctaGGGAATGGAGATGAATGAATATACGTGGGGTTAGGGTGGACCAGCGTGGGCTGAATCCGATGTGGCGGATGCACCCAAACATGTGTGGATCTTCCTAGATTTGGACTGGATATAAGGGGTGTTGGTCGACCGAGACGTACAAGACCGGTATGAGGCGTCTGTCTAGGTTAGGATTTTATGATCGGGTCATCCGCCCGAGCATATTAGACAAGGGTAGAGACGCCCAATTATAGATGCTCTAACgtacttcctccgttcttaaatataagtctttcaagAAATTTCACTAaaggtctacatacgaagcaaagtgAGTGAATCTAtagtctaaaatatgtctatatacatccgtatatagtccactagtgaaacatCTAAAAGACTTGTGCACAACCCTTCCTTCCAAAACGTGCGTGCGTTACACCTAGCTGGCCGTTACAAGAGAAAAGGAACATCTTACACCTCGCGCCTACAATTAATTAGATCCACCTTTTACCTTCCTATTTAGCTTCATCGTCATCTAGAATTATCTCTCATCAATCCATATAAAACCAAGGAGATATCTCACAATCCCATCTATATATAGCACCAACATACCTTCGGAGAGATACACCGTGCCTTAGTACTTGTATTTTGGATTCTGTCTGAGCGATGGCGAGAGATCATGGCGATGGGCTGGCGGCAATTGCTGGGCGGATCGGCGTGGTCGGGTCTGTGGCGCTAAATCTCGTGGCACTCGTCATCTACCTTCGTGGCCATTTCTTCTCGAGTGTTGGCACCGTCGTCGAGAAGCGGCCAAGCAAAAAGGAGGAGCTAGCGGTTGTGGCGCCGTCCTGTGGCAAGCCGTCCGTGTTGTCCGACTCGATGATTAGCTTGGATCAGTAAGTTGTTTCATCTCATCCATGTCTTCACGATTTCTCCTAACGAACTCCTCCTGAAAGCGACGGAACGCAATATGAACGGCCATCTTCTTCCTAGACCCGCATGGGACGAGCTCCCAGTACACAAATCGGCTCAACGGGGACTCGGATCTACTGTCTACCATGCCGGAGATTGTCGGAAGGGAGCTTAGGGTACGGTGGAGTGGAGTTGGGGCGGAATTAGCTTGGGATTACGCCTAGGGCTAAATTAGCTTTAGTTGTGTATCTTAGGGATTTTTTGTACTTTGTAAGAAAGAATTACAAAGACTATTCTGACTACACCTAGGGCTATAGCCCCATTTGCCCTAGGCTTTATTCCGCCACTGAGTGGATTGGTATGGCGAGGGGTTGGTCCGGGGAGTGGGTGGAGACAAATACATGTGGGGTCACGGTGGACCAACGTGAGCTGGATCCGACATGACGGGGCTCCTCATATTTGTCTCATATTTGAACTGCATATGTGGGGTACCGGTTATCCCGCACATACAAGATCAATATGAGCTGGGTTGAAATTTTACGACTGGGTAGTAACCGGGTCGTCTGCCGAGAGCATATAGAAGGGGGTTCGAGGCAcctggttgtagatgctctaacacaaaggtcctgtttggatccatgggttagagttagagttggttagattgggCGCAACTAACCTAAAACATCCAAACAGAAGGGTTAGAGTTGGTTGAATGCATTTAACCCATCCAAGAAGTGcttatttgggttagagttaggtgggaCCTAGAAAAAGTTACTTTTTcctctttggttagagttagttcatgGTTAGTCtagagttagttcagggttaCTCTAGAGTTACAATCTAACCTCTAACcgaggtagagtattcaaacagTGCCAAATTTTTGATCATGCACATGCCCCCGAAACGCGCCTGCGTTACTATTCTGCATCTAGCCAGCCGGCCAAATAGTAAAGGAACATCTTTACACCTGGCGCGTACCATTAATTTGATCCACCTTTCACCTTCCTATTTAGCCTCATCGCCAGTCAGAATCATCTCACATCTATCCATATAAAAGCCTGAGGAGGTCGAGATATCTTTGGAGAGATACATCTGAGCGATGGCGAGAAATTATGGCTACGGGCTGGCGCCGATTGCCGGGCGGAATTGCGTGGTCGGCTCAGTCGTGCTGAATCTCGCGCCACACCTTCGTGGCCGTTTCTTGTTGAGCGTCGACACTGCCGCCGAGAAGCGGGACGGCAAGAAGTTGAACAAGGCGGCAGCCGCGTCGTCGTCCTCCGCTCGTGTTGTCTGACTCGGTGATCAATTTGGATCCATTTCATCTCATTCATATAGTCGCAATCTCTTGGCTGCAAAAACTGATCTTCTCGTACAGCGTACGATGCGCACCTATGCTTGGCATGATCCATGTTTATGTCACCAAGATGACAGTACGCTATCGCGCATAGGGGTTTGTTGGGTCCGGGTAGCTAAGTTTTATACAGTTTTAAGTCATGCATATATATCTTCTTTCCGATTCAAATTTTATTCGTTTCCCCTGGCGACGCCACATCCCCCGGCCAAACTTTCCCTCCGGCTCTACTCCCTCCTCCCGTCGCCGCCAATATCCCCCGGCTGGTGAAGCCCGTGCGGATCTGGCAGCGGTGGGTCGTCGTTCCCCCTGCGGCGCGCTCACGAGTTGAGGGAGCTTCGTGTAGCGGTGGGCGGCGCCGCGTGACTCCAGCGCGTGTGTGTTTCTGGTGGTGATGCGCTCGCGGCTCCCTCCGATGGCCTTCTTCTGTTCAGAATGTGTTATTATAGGCAGATTTATATTGATATAATCCAGCATCAAGTACCCTTATTAatggatcaaaagctatggttTGTGCTATCTTTGGTCTCGTCCTACCAAATTTTTTTACCGTACGACATATGACATTTTGACAATGATGCTATTATTTGCAGCGGTGATCCAACAATGTTTGAGACGTTTTGGCGCGGCCCGATTGGCAAGAGCGCTATGCTGGTGATCCCGGGGTGGCAAACGATGAGCTATTTCTCCGACGTTGGCAACCTGTGTTGGTTCCTCGAGCCCGGCTTGGAGCGTGAGGTGCGCCGCCTCCATCGCCTCATTGGCAACGCTGCCGTCGAGGGCTACCACGTCCTCGTCGGTACCGGATCCATGCAACTCTTTCAGAGCGCACTTTATGCGCTCGCCCCGCCCATTGCTGACTCGCCAATTAGTGTCGTGTCTCATACCCCCTTCTACTCGGTAAGAATTCATTGACCAATCATTTATTTGCGACTAATAAGAGAAAACAATCGATATTTGTGATTGTGAGAGAAGGTTGATTGATCTTGAAAGCGATTGATGTGTATGCTCCATCTTGCGCAGTCGTACCCGTCCGTGACGGACTTCCTTGACTCGAGGCTCTATCGATGGGCCGGCGACGCCAATACATTCGATGGTGACAACTACATCGAGGTTGTATGCTCGCCGAACAACCCCGACGGCGCCATCCGTGAGACCATCCTCAAGTCCAAGACAGGCAAGGCCATCCATGATCTGGCTTACTACTGGCCACAATACACTCCCATCACCCAAATGCTCGCTCACGACATCATGCTCTTCACCGTGTCAAAGTGTACGGGTCACGCCGGCACGAGGATAGGGTAATCATATTAACATTACATCTTTTTTTCGGTTGATTAACGTCACATCTTACATTGAATGGATCCATGATAATATGTATTTACTTTGTATAAACATTATGCTTAATATGTTATGGCTATGGCCCCTCTTGGATTGGATTGCATGCAGGTGGGCATTGGTGAAGGACAAGCAGGTGGCACAAAAGATGAACAAGTTCATGGAGCTAAACACCATTGGCGTGTCCAAGGACGCGCAGCTACGTGCCGCCAAGATACTCGGGGCAGTTGCCGACGGCTACGAGTTCCAGCTTACCATCCCCTCTGGTGGGGACGTGAACCTCCTCTTCCATTATGCGCGGCGGCAGATGGCGCACCGCTGGCGCGCACTCCGTGCTGCCGTGGCAGTTTCGGGCATCTTCAGCCTCCCTGGCGAGGTCGGTGGCTTCTGCACCTTCACCAAGGACATGGTCATCGCTAATCCTGGTATACACATGAAACAATCTACTGCTACCTTATGAAAAATAACAATCTAATCTTCTATGACCTAAATTTCTTGATTCGTTTGCATTGTAAACCAATGATTCTCGATTGCAGCATTTGCATGGCTGCGCTGCGAGAAGGAAGAAGTAGAAGACCTGGAGAGCTTCTTACGTGAGCACAAGATCATAACCCGTAGCGGGACTAAGTTCGGAGTTGATCGAAAGGTGGTCAGGATCAGCATGGTCGACACCGACGAAGCGTTCAACATATTTGTCGATCGTCTTGCCACAATGAAATGAGGGCATCAAATCAGaagatgaagtgttattttccttAGCTAATTTACTTTCATAACTCCCTGGTTAGGGATCCAAAGTTTATGTCTATGTCAGATGCATGCACATTATTGGTGTGGGTTATGTGCCATGGTATATGTTTGGTTTCGTGGATAATGATAGTATTGAATACTAGAATACCCAACTTAAGTTATCCAGCTAAATAATTTCATTTTTCAAACATTTATTTACTCATGAAACAACCTGAGATGCTATTTATTCCAAAAGAGAGGTCGGTGAAAATAATATTACAAACACCCAAAACAGAACAAGAGTTTCGTAGCCGGGTTTCAAAGTAATTACTTCATACTTTTCCTGGTTTGTCGTTCATATCTTGTTCATAAGCCCGATTTAAATCTATTTTGTTCTAAAACTCAGGTTAACTGTATTGTCCATGGGAAGAAGGGCTCAAATGTGAACCTTGTACGAGAATGgatatgacttgatagaaatacgATAGCTTCTACTTAGATGCTAAATATTTCTCAACGTATTGGAGTGTAATAAGTCATAATATAATACAATAAAATGGTCATATAATACAATAAAAAATGACATTACTTGAACTTGGAATAGCGTGCTTACTTGAGCTTCAAAACAAAAGGGAGAGGAAACTACGAAAAAAACTGAACGGAGAGGGTCTATTTGTTATTTTTGGCCGGTACAAGTGCAAGGGAATTTACGATCTCCTCATAGAATTCTAAAATAAAGCAAGTTTCTCATTAAATGCATGTCATTCTCATTATCCACTTCCCCACTATTgtttactccctctgttcctaaatataagtcttttaagaaatttcactagtggtctacatacatagcaaaataagtgaacctatactctaaagtatgtccatatacatccgtatgtagatgtactagtgaaacctctaaaaaaacttatatttaggaacggagggagtacatttcaATCTCGAACCCGGGTGCCCTCTTTGGTTCAAAGGAACTAATTTTGGAGAGTCCTATTCCTTCAAATTTCTAAGGAGTTTTTCATATAAAAAGAAGGCCAAAGGGCAGATTTTTTTACAATCTAAAAATCAAGCCACACAGCGagagagaaaggggtcggtatttaTGTGATCGGCCTAACTCCTACCCAAGCATGGAGACAGAGCTCAACATGGTACGGGCGTACACTGTGAAGCTAGTTGATTTTAATGGAAAAATAAGATTAGGGAATGATAAAGGAACTATAAGTAACAGACAATGTTGGGTATCATAGTGACAACGATCTATCAATGGAACATATGACCGTCTGGATTGGTCCTTTTTGAGGTTGGTTATGCAGCGACGAGGATTTGACGAACGGTGGTGCTCATGGATCATGCAATTGGTTTGAACTGGAAACACGACGATCAACATCAATGATGAGGTTGGTCCCTTCTTCCAGGCCTCTCCAGGGGGTAAAGCAAGGGGATCATGTCTCCCCCTTGCTCTTCAACCTTGCAGTTGATGCCCTTGCGGGCATCCTCGATAAGGCCAAGCTGGTCGGCCACCTTAAGGGTGTGGTTAGTCATCTCATTCCGGGAGGGGGTGTTACCGACTTGCAGTATGTAGATGACACCATGATTATGGTGGAAGGGTCGGACTCGGAAATTCTTAATCTTAAGTTTCTTTTGCTCTGCTTTGAGGAAATGTCTGAACTTAACATTAACTTCGACAAGAGCGAGGTTGTGGTCCTTGGTTACTCAGAGGCTGAGCAACTCACGATCGCGGTTAGGCTCAATTGTAGGTTGACTTCATTCCCCATATCTTACTTGGTGATGCCCCTGGCTGAGTCCAGGATTTTAGTGAGTGGGTATGATCCGCTTGTGGGACGAGTAGCGTCCCGTGCGGAGCCCTGATGCAGTaggtgttgggaaacgtcgcatgggaaacaaaaaatttcctacgcgcacgaagacctatcatggtgatgtccatctacgagaggagatttccgatctacgtacccttgtagatcgcacaacagaaacgttagtaaacgcggttgatgtagtggaacgtcctcacgtccctcgatccgccccgcgaaccgtcccacgaaccgtcccgcgatccgtcccacgatccgatccgatctagtgccgaacggacggcacctccgcgtttagcacacgtgcagctcgacgatgatctcggccttcttgatccagcaagagagacggagaggtagatgagttctccggcagcgtgatgacgctccggaggttggtggtgatctaatctcagcagggctccgcccgagctctgtagaaacgcgatctagaggtaaaaccgtggaggtatgtggtcgggctgccgtggcaaaaattgtctcaaatcagccctaaaaccccactatatataggagggagggaggggaggaggcagcctcaaaacctaaaggtttggccgaaattggaggtggaggagtcctactccaatcctacttggagtaggattccaccttcccacttggaaactctttccaccttgtgttttttccttctcaaaccttatgggccttagtgggaacttattccagcccactaggggctggtttatctcttaccatagcccatgagaccccttggggcgtgacacccctcctgatggactccggcacccctcccggcactccgagtacactaccgatgagcccgaaacttttccggtaatgcacgaaaacctttcggtaaccaaatgaggtcatcctatatatcaatctttgtttccggaccattatggaaacactcgtgacgtccgtgatctcatccgggactccgaacaacattcggtaaccaaccatataactcaaatatgcataaaacaacgtcgaaccttaagtgtgtagaccctgcgggctcgagaactatgtagacatgacccgagtgactcctcggtcaatatccaatagcgggacctggatacccatattggatcctacatattctacgaagatattatcgtttgaacctcagtgccaaggattcatataatcccgtatgtcattccctttgtccttcggtatgttatttgcccgagattcgatcgtcagtgtccgcatacctatttcaatctcgtttaccggcaagtctctttactcgttccgtaatacaagatcccgcaacttacactaagtcacattgcttgcaaggcttgtgtgtgatgttgtattaccgagtgggccccgagatacctctccgtcatacggagtgacaaatcccagtcttgatccatactaactcaacaaacaccttcggagatacctgtagagcatctttatagtcacccagttacgttgcgacgtttgatacacacaaagcattcctccggtgtcagtgagttatatgatctcatggtcataggaacaaatacttgacacgcagaaaacagtagcaacaaaatgacacgatcaacatgctacgtccattagtttgggtctagtccatcacatgattctcctaatgatgtgatcccgttatcaagtgacaacactttcctatggccaggaaaccttgaccatctttgatcaacgagctagtcaactagaggcttactagggacagtgttttgtctatgtatccacacatgcactgtgtttccaatcaatacaattatagcatggataataaacgattatcatgaacaaagaaatataataataactaatttattattgcctctagggcatatttccaacagtctcccacttgcactagagtcaataatctagttcacatcaccatgtgattccaatgaatccaacacccatatagttatggggtctgatcacgtcttgctcgtgagagaggttttagtcaacggttctgaaactttcagatccgtgtgttctttacaaatctttatgtcatcttatagatgctgctgctatgtgctattcggaaatactccaaatatctactctactatacgaatccgtttcactactcatagttattcggattagtgtcaaagcttgcatcgacataaccctttacgacgaactttttaaccacctccataatcgagaaaaattccttagtccatcagttactaaggataaattttgaccgctgctagtgattcaatcatggatcactctctgtacctctcaacacactttgagtcaaggcacacatcaggtgcggtacccagcatggcatacttcagattctacggccaaggcatagaagacgaccttcgtctattctctttattctgccggggtcgggtgttgagtcttactcaaattcacaccttacaacgcaaccaagaactccttctttgctgatctattttgaactccttcaaaaacttgtcaaggcatgcatcttgttgaaacttctatcaagcgctttcgatctatctccatagatctttgatgctcaacattcaagtagcgcaatgcaggtattcctttgaaaactcctttcaaacacagttggcagttttattagtttaagTTTAAGATCTCtaataccagatgttaacaaaatattccacgttgccacataaccgcgggcacggctttccgaaagattaaaccctgcacgggtgctccaactagtccatcacagacgaacacatgccgcaaaggcatcctctatcacaaatctcgtgatctcgtcggattccttagaggaaaacctcaactccggggaaaaccaaagcttcactgggattcctatacgcaagatataccgctaaggtaagacaaggctagcaggacctcccgtcgtgtcgacgaccctgataagagccgcgtatctcagtctcaggacacgacagatgagctagacgtcgggatggctaaacctctgggtgaccagtggggccccggacatcgctcaggtggggccaacactcatgaggagcactggcccgggttgttgattaaattcctcggggtagctattccctatgcagattattatgtgattagcagattaaaaccaaagttgggtcctgccggacaagccttagcactacgcaatttatcaagggggtccccataacaaccccgaacgtgttaggagcgatcattatggaatcaaacaccggtaaccggtaactaaggcggcaatgacGGAactaagcacccggcaaaaggctaggcctcccgtcattt encodes:
- the LOC123414958 gene encoding tryptophan aminotransferase-related protein 1-like, with protein sequence MARDHGDGLAAIAGRIGVVGSVALNLVALVIYLRGHFFSSVGTVVEKRPSKKEELAVVAPSCGKPSVLSDSMISLDHGDPTMFETFWRGPIGKSAMLVIPGWQTMSYFSDVGNLCWFLEPGLEREVRRLHRLIGNAAVEGYHVLVGTGSMQLFQSALYALAPPIADSPISVVSHTPFYSSYPSVTDFLDSRLYRWAGDANTFDGDNYIEVVCSPNNPDGAIRETILKSKTGKAIHDLAYYWPQYTPITQMLAHDIMLFTVSKCTGHAGTRIGWALVKDKQVAQKMNKFMELNTIGVSKDAQLRAAKILGAVADGYEFQLTIPSGGDVNLLFHYARRQMAHRWRALRAAVAVSGIFSLPGEVGGFCTFTKDMVIANPAFAWLRCEKEEVEDLESFLREHKIITRSGTKFGVDRKVVRISMVDTDEAFNIFVDRLATMK